A window of Cytobacillus sp. FSL H8-0458 genomic DNA:
ATGCCCGAAAGGTCAGGCAAATCGTTTCGGGCACTTTTCACAGCTTATTTTATCGGATCCTTTCTTTCCACAATCCGGAAAAATGGTCTTCAGGCAGGCTGCTTAATAAAGAATGGCAGCGGGAACAGATTATTAAAGAATCCAGCAAAGACTTAAAGCTCGATGAAAAGGAATTTGCCTTTGACATTGCCCTCCAGCAAATCAGCTATTGGAAAAATTCTCTTATCATACCTGGCAAGGTTAACCCAAAGAATGATTGGGAGGAACAAACCGCGATTCTTTATCAAAGGTATGAACAAACAAAAACAAAAAGGGAATTATTTGATTTTGATGATATGCTCACAGGCTGCCATGCCCTTTTTATAGAAGAACCTGAGATTCTTGAACAATATCAAAATCGATTTCATTATTTCCTGATTGATGAGTTTCAGGATATTAATAATGTTCAATATGAGCTAATAAAAATGCTGTCTGATAAAACCAAAAATGTCTGTGCAGTGGGGGACGATGATCAATCTATATATGCCTTCAGAGGAAGTGATCCCCAATATCTTTTAGATTTTGAAAAAGATTTCCCTGATGCTAAGGTAATTACATTGAATCAGAATTACCGCTCTGCTCATGAGATTGTATCAGCTGCAAACCAAATCATTTCTCTAAATAAATATAGACGTCCAAAAAGCATGAGTGCTCAATTTTCCGGTGGACAGCAGCCCTTCCTCTTTTTTCCTTATGATGAGGAAGAAGAAGCTACGATGATCCTGACTGATATCCAGGAAAAAGTTGAGGATGGGTATGAACCGCGGGATTTTGCAGTACTATTCCGTACCCATACCGGGAGCAGAGCCATTTTTGAGCGGCTGGCCAATTCGAGCCTTCCATTTAAATTGGATCAGGATGCCGAATCATTTTATGATCGGTTTATTGTTCGAAGCATGCTTGCTTTTCTAAAGCTATCGATAAATGAGGATGACCAGAATGCTTTGAAAGATATGCTCCCGTCTCTGTTTATTAAACAATCCGTCCTGCAGGATATTAAGGCAGAAAGCATCCTGCAGGATTGCTCATTGCTGGAAAGCCTGAAGTTTATAAAAACAGGCTTTGCTTTTCAGGAAAGCAAATTAAAAAAAGTGATCCCTGTTACCAGATCAATCACAGGGATTAGTCCCATCACCGCAATTGAAACGGTTGAAAAAGAATTGGGATTCCAGGACTTTATAAAAAAACGAGGCAATGAAGGCAATAAAATGGATAAAGGCTCTGATGATATTAAAGATTTGAAGGTCGCTGCGCGTAATTTCCAGTCTCTTCATGAGTTTCTGGAGCATACTGAACATATGAAAGCCATGAACAAAGAAATCAAGCGCCTCAGCAGGAATAATGATAATGCCATTACATTAAGCACTATCCACCGTGCAAAAGGGCTTGAATATAATGTGGTATATGTGGCCGGTGCAGCAGAAGGAAACCTCCCGCATGATCATGCACTGGAAGCTTACCGTTCAGGTGAGTCTGCCCCCTTAGAGGAAGAACGAAGATTAATGTACGTTGCCGTAACAAGAGCCAGGAAGGACTTGTATATTTCTGTGCCGGAAAAAAGGCGCGGACGGAAGGCATATCCATCAAGGTTCCTTGCCCCCATCACAAGAAGCGGCAGAAACAAAGGCGAAAAATAAACAGAAGACCTGGCTGCAACCCGGCCAGGCCCTTCTGTTATTTTTTATTTATCATCTGGGAAATTGTATTAAAGTCAAGCTGCTTTCCATCAGCAACGATCGATTTAACAATCTTATCTTCCATATCCTTAGAGACTGGTTTGTTTGCAATTTGTGAAACCCTTTTGATTACATTTCTCACAGTTTTTTCATCTTTAAAATTTGCATTCTGCAAAGAGCCGGCCAGTTCAAATACATCCTTCATATTTACGCCTGTTTTCTTTTCAAGGTTTTTAAAAAAGTTGTTATCCATACTGCTCAATCACGCTCCTTCATTTACTCTTTTATATCTTATG
This region includes:
- a CDS encoding ATP-dependent helicase — encoded protein: MKTAKLHNKTVNLEHLNRESFQHIYEEGKKGKLCCPDCGASVRLYLGILDEPHFYHIQQSSRTCKDIILNPESVQTETEEYIERNGFKIPVSRSIASAAVKEIESAFKKAQPVKNIPLYIQEGTASPSFPDEYLKSLSQAGVFLDKKQAAAVSHLDGPLLVLAGAGSGKTRVLTTRTAFMLREKNIDPKSIMLVTFTAKAAAEMKERLTHYPGMDARKVRQIVSGTFHSLFYRILSFHNPEKWSSGRLLNKEWQREQIIKESSKDLKLDEKEFAFDIALQQISYWKNSLIIPGKVNPKNDWEEQTAILYQRYEQTKTKRELFDFDDMLTGCHALFIEEPEILEQYQNRFHYFLIDEFQDINNVQYELIKMLSDKTKNVCAVGDDDQSIYAFRGSDPQYLLDFEKDFPDAKVITLNQNYRSAHEIVSAANQIISLNKYRRPKSMSAQFSGGQQPFLFFPYDEEEEATMILTDIQEKVEDGYEPRDFAVLFRTHTGSRAIFERLANSSLPFKLDQDAESFYDRFIVRSMLAFLKLSINEDDQNALKDMLPSLFIKQSVLQDIKAESILQDCSLLESLKFIKTGFAFQESKLKKVIPVTRSITGISPITAIETVEKELGFQDFIKKRGNEGNKMDKGSDDIKDLKVAARNFQSLHEFLEHTEHMKAMNKEIKRLSRNNDNAITLSTIHRAKGLEYNVVYVAGAAEGNLPHDHALEAYRSGESAPLEEERRLMYVAVTRARKDLYISVPEKRRGRKAYPSRFLAPITRSGRNKGEK
- a CDS encoding stage VI sporulation protein F encodes the protein MDNNFFKNLEKKTGVNMKDVFELAGSLQNANFKDEKTVRNVIKRVSQIANKPVSKDMEDKIVKSIVADGKQLDFNTISQMINKK